From the genome of Miscanthus floridulus cultivar M001 chromosome 10, ASM1932011v1, whole genome shotgun sequence, one region includes:
- the LOC136489928 gene encoding putative receptor-like protein kinase At3g47110 codes for MMLLPTIGQFLMVLMAFCTQGVTCSNGNYTDKVSLLEFKNSISNPRQALISWNDSTHLCSWEGVQCSVKHPLRVTSLRLINQGLVDPISPSLGNLTFLKVLILSANLFVGEIPPSLGHLHRLQILKLNNNTIQGTITSLSNCSNLKGLFLEVNQLAGQIPEDLLFGLQKLALAVDNLTGNIPSSLANITTLNAFTCIRNNIQGNIPNEFTKLSALQILYVSVNKLSGPFPQPVLNLSNLLEFRAASNDFSGEVPPNIGNSLPNLQLIQLGLNFFHGHIPSSLTNASKLTEIDISRNSFSGVLPGSIGKFSQLSWLNLEVNKLRAKNKQDLEFLKNLANCTGLRMFSAVDNRLEGNLQMSLGNLSSELQHLHLSVNQLSGDFPSSIANLGNLLIVELAWNQFTGEVPAWLGAMKNLQKVSLENNFFTGIVPSSLSNLSQLVKLYLQSNQLKGHIPQSLSNLQMLEVLSISDNSLQGSIPQSLSNLQILEVLTISDNSLHGSIPKELFNIPTLMQISFSFNNLDGALHPDIGNAKQLTFLHLSRNNLSGEIPRTLGNCESLIDMELGHNSVVTRLPRVAETYAASSSQRRLRPTT; via the coding sequence ATGATGCTGCTTCCTACAATTGGACAGTTCCTCATGGTGCTCATGGCGTTCTGTACCCAAGGTGTCACCTGCTCCAATGGAAACTACACGGATAAGGTATCACTATTGGAGTTCAAGAACAGCATCAGTAATCCACGACAGGCCTTGATATCTTGGAATGATAGCACACACTTGTGCAGTTGGGAAGGTGTCCAGTGTAGTGTAAAGCACCCACTTCGGGTCACTTCACTTCGTCTTATCAATCAAGGTTTGGTTGATCCAATATCTCCTTCACTTGGAAACCTGACATTCCTAAAAGTCCTAATACTATCGGCCAATTTATTCGTCGGTGAGATCCCTCCATCCCTTGGTCATCTGCATCGCCTCCAGATCCTTAAATTAAATAATAACACAATTCAAGGAACAATAACCAGTCTTTCAAATTGTTCAAATCTCAAGGGCCTGTTCTTGGAGGTGAATCAGCTAGCTGGACAGATTCCTGAAGATTTGCTTTTTGGCCTTCAAAAGCTGGCACTTGCCGTTGACAACCTTACTGGAAATATTCCCTCTTCTCTTGCCAATATCACAACGCTGAATGCATTTACTTGTATCCGTAATAATATTCAGGGAAACATCCCAAATGAGTTCACAAAATTGTCAGCGCTGCAAATCCTGTACGTTAGCGTCAATAAGTTGTCAGGTCCATTTCCGCAGCCTGTCCTGAATCTTTCCAATCTACTTGAATTTCGCGCCGCTAGCAATGATTTTAGTGGAGAGGTACCACCCAATATAGGCAATTCTTTACCCAACCTCCAATTGATACAACTAGGTCTCAACTTCTTTCATGGCCATATACCATCTTCATTGACAAACGCCTCCAAGTTAACTGAAATTGACATATCACGGAATAGTTTCAGTGGTGTGCTGCCTGGCTCTATCGGCAAATTTTCTCAACTATCTTGGCTTAACCTCGAGGTAAATAAACTCCGTGCAAAAAACAAGCAAGATTTGGAGTTTTTAAAGAACTTAGCTAATTGCACTGGGCTACGGATGTTCTCGGCAGTAGACAATCGTCTAGAAGGCAATTTGCAAATGTCATTAGGAAACCTTTCCAGTGAGCTCCAGCATCTACACTTGTCAGTAAACCAACTATCAGGGGATTTTCCTTCCAGTATAGCAAACCTTGGTAACTTGTTGATTGTAGAATTGGCCTGGAATCAGTTTACAGGTGAGGTTCCGGCATGGCTTGGGGCTATGAAAAATCTGCAGAAAGTGTCATTAGAAAACAATTTCTTCACAGGGATCGTTCCATCATCCCTTTCAAATCTGTCTCAACTAGTAAAGCTCTATCTGCAATCGAACCAACTGAAGGGGCACATACCCCAAAGCTTGAGCAACCTCCAGATGCTTGAAGTACTAAGCATTTCCGACAACAGCCTTCAAGGCAGCATACCCCAAAGCTTGAGCAACCTCCAGATACTTGAAGTACTAACCATTTCCGACAACAGTCTTCATGGCAGCATACCAAAGGAGCTCTTCAATATTCCGACATTAATGCAGATTAGCTTTTCTTTCAACAACCTAGATGGAGCACTTCATCCTGACATTGGCAATGCAAAGCAACTCACCTTTTTGcatctttcaagaaacaatctgTCTGGAGAAATTCCAAGAACATTGGGAAACTGTGAAAGCTTGATAGATATGGAACTGGGCCACAATAGTGTTGTAACACGGCTTccgagagtggcggagacctacgcggcCAGCAGTTCGCAGAGACGTCTCCGACCAACTACCTAA